A region of Arabidopsis thaliana chromosome 5, partial sequence DNA encodes the following proteins:
- the RSL1 gene encoding RHD SIX-LIKE 1 (RHD SIX-LIKE 1 (RSL1); FUNCTIONS IN: DNA binding, sequence-specific DNA binding transcription factor activity; INVOLVED IN: regulation of transcription; LOCATED IN: nucleus; CONTAINS InterPro DOMAIN/s: Helix-loop-helix DNA-binding domain (InterPro:IPR001092), Helix-loop-helix DNA-binding (InterPro:IPR011598); BEST Arabidopsis thaliana protein match is: ROOT HAIR DEFECTIVE6 (TAIR:AT1G66470.1); Has 1807 Blast hits to 1807 proteins in 277 species: Archae - 0; Bacteria - 0; Metazoa - 736; Fungi - 347; Plants - 385; Viruses - 0; Other Eukaryotes - 339 (source: NCBI BLink).), whose protein sequence is MSLINEHCNERNYISTPNSSEDLSSPQNCGLDEGASASSSSTINSDHQNNQGFVFYPSGETIEDHNSLMDFNASSFFTFDNHRSLISPVTNGGAFPVVDGNMSYSYDGWSHHQVDSISPRVIKTPNSFETTSSFGLTSNSMSKPATNHGNGDWLYSGSTIVNIGSRHESTSPKLAGNKRPFTGENTQLSKKPSSGTNGKIKPKATTSPKDPQSLAAKNRRERISERLKVLQELVPNGTKVDLVTMLEKAIGYVKFLQVQVKVLAADEFWPAQGGKAPDISQVKEAIDAILSSSQRDSNSTRETSIAE, encoded by the exons ATGTCACTCATTAACGAACATTGCAATGAGCGTAATTACATCTCAACCCCAAATTCTTCAGAAGATCTCTCTTCACCACAGAATTGCGGATTAGACGAAGGAGCTTCAGCTTCAAGCAGTAGCACCATAAATTCTGATCATCAAAATAATCAAGGGTTTGTGTTTTACCCTTCCGGGGAAACCATTGAAGATCATAATTCTTTGATGGATTTCAATGCTTCATCATTCTTCACCTTTGATAATCACCGAAGCCTTATCTCTCCCGTGACCAACGGTGGTGCCTTCCCGGTCGTGGACGGGAACATGAGTTACAGCTATGATGGCTGGAGTCATCATCAAGTGGATAGTATTAGCCCTAGAGTCATCAAAACTCCAAATAGCTTTGAAACAACGAGCAGTTTTGGATTGACTTCAAACTCCATGAGTAAACCGGCCACAAACCATGGAAATGGAGACTGGTTATACTCTGGTTCAACTATTGTAAACATCGGTTCAAGGCACGAGTCCACGTCCCCTAAACTGGCTGGCAATAAACGGCCTTTCACG GGAGAGAACACACAACTTTCAAAGAAGCCGAGTAGCGGTACGAATGGAAAGATCAAGCCTAAGGCAACAACTTCACCTAAAGATCCACAAAGCCTAGCAGCCAAG AACCGAAGAGAAAGGATAAGCGAACGCCTCAAGGTATTGCAAGAACTTGTACCGAATGGTACCAAG GTGGATTTGGTAACTATGCTTGAGAAAGCAATTGGCTATGTAAAGTTTCTTCAAGTACAAGTTAAG GTACTTGCAGCCGATGAGTTTTGGCCGGCACAAGGAGGGAAAGCTCCGGACATTTCTCAAGTTAAAGAAGCTATTGACGCAATCCTCTCATCATCACAACGAGATAGTAACTCAACTAGAGAAACAAGTATAGCAGAATAA